Within the Aspergillus luchuensis IFO 4308 DNA, chromosome 5, nearly complete sequence genome, the region CCtttgaataatatatcatTGGGCGGGACTCATCTAAGAAGTCCTGATTATGTTGCGAGTAAACAGCAGAAATAGCATCATTCGACAAACTTGCCGAGAAGAAACCAGCATCCTTATAAAAAGTTAGGCCTGTACCTTATGTACATATGAGATGGAAGTGAAGCTGAAATGGCGGATTTTGTCCAGATTGCGAAAATAGCCTGAAGGGATATTCGTCCGGATGAACAAGACACAGATCCAACATTGGCTAATGAAACGCGACTTATTAGAAACCTTATTCCGACCTAGCACGTAATCAGCTACTTAGTACCGTATTCAGCGATATCGGGCGCTCCTGCCATGTTCGTCCAGTGAAAGCCAGTATCTCAGTCAACAAGAAAACTTCAAACTGCTGAGGAGAGcagcatatatatattactctaGATACTGGTGCGACGCACCTTTTCAGCCGAATTATAACCAATAGCATTAAGGGACCAGTTATCATTAGAACCAAGATCAAGATGGCCGTTTCAGATCTAACTGGCAATACAAATCACTAACTGATCactaatatatactactactaaactaCATCTAGCGTGCTGCAATGGCTTATACTATAACTCGTGCATGGTAAGATAACTGTGTTCCGTTCACTTATTTGTCGTAGTATATCCTTTCATTTAGGCCAGAAGCTGCACGATCTCTTTCTGTCCCCGCCAAACCGCAAACCGCAACGCCGTCCAATTCTTATTCCCGGATGCCATGGACACATCGGCGCCAGCGTCCAGCAAGAGTCGCACAATGTCTGCGTGGCCGCCttctgccgctgctgccagtGCCGTGTAGCCATTATACCGACCTCCGGGAGCGTTCACATCCGCCCCGGCCGTCAAGAGTCGAAGGACGGTGGTGCGGTGACCGTTAAAAGCGGCGCCCTGGAGGGCTGTCACGCCATGATATCTGCAGGGTGGTGCATTCACCTCCGCACCAACGTGAAGTAAAAACTCTACCATCTCATCATAGCCACCAAACGCCGCGGCCTGCAGCACGGTCCGACCCCGGTTGTTTGCCGGGGGCGCGTTGATCTCCGTGACAGGCTGGTGTTGTAAGAGCCACTGTAAGATCTCGAGATGGCCTCCCTCCGCTGCGGCCTGCAGGGCGGTGCGCCCCACGTATTTGTGTGCCGGGTACTTGACGTCCGCGCCTGCGGCAACGACCAGATGGCGAACGATTTGGAAGTGGCCAGCGCCCGCGGCGAGGGTGAGGGCGGTTCGGCCGCCGTTGTTGCCCCCAGGAGCATTCACATCGGCACCAGCGGCTAAGAGCGTCTCGACCACCTTAAGATGACCGTTGAGCGAGGCTGCCTGAAGTGCGGTTTGGCCGTAGTAGCCCCGGGGGGGTTCGTTGGGGTTGCTTGATGGCTGAGACAAAAGAAGCTTCACTTCGGGTAGATCGCCTTGCGCAGCGGCCAGCTGGAGGGGAGTCCAGATTCCCTCCTCGTCTGGTTCCTCCAAGGAAGAAGGCAGTCTTCCGTGCACTAGACTGGAAACTTGCGAAAGAGTCATGAAGGGGCACAACACGTCTCCGTTGTCAGGATTTGCCCAGGGAGCAGATTCTTGCGATGTCAGGCTTTACACCAACTAGTGCTTACGCGGTTATCACGGCATGATAAACAAGCAGGCCAAGACGAGGCTTGATTGCATCCCCTCCCTGAGAGTTCACGGCTGATAAGCCCTAATACGCATGACCACGTATTACAGATGTAACGGGCGGAGCAATGTATTGAACATGACTGATTACAGGCCACCGTCCGGAATCGTCTACTTCTGGCCCAGTCCAAATCTCCTGAAGCCAATATCGATAAGGACATTGAATTGTCTCTACGTCCGCTGGATTGCTGAATGAAACGAAGACTAGGATCACATCGTCACCAGTAACAAGGATACCAAGCCTTCTTTGGAAATATGCAAATGCTCGTCTACTTTTTGAAGGCTTCCTCGTGTTTTCCTGGTCGTAGCTCTGATATCAAAGGTGGGGTGTTCAGACCAAACGGATGTGGTCGACAAGACAAGCTTTCGTCCAACGCATAGGCATCACCCGGCCACCGTCTATGATTACACGATATCCAAATGACTTCTCTGTACTAAAGctcttctctgtctctcaGTCCCGTGAAAGCCTGTAATTCTGGATAATACCGCTGGGCTTGGTCCTGAGCTCGTCTATGATGATGCTGAAATGATATGGAACACGACCAGGACGCAAGAGATTCATAAGAACTAAGTAGTGTTCCCCGTTTCCTAGTGAGTAG harbors:
- a CDS encoding ankyrin repeat domain-containing protein (COG:S;~EggNog:ENOG410PPRF;~InterPro:IPR002110,IPR036770,IPR020683;~PFAM:PF13857,PF12796,PF00023,PF13637,PF13606;~go_function: GO:0005515 - protein binding [Evidence IEA]) — encoded protein: MTLSQVSSLVHGRLPSSLEEPDEEGIWTPLQLAAAQGDLPEVKLLLSQPSSNPNEPPRGYYGQTALQAASLNGHLKVVETLLAAGADVNAPGGNNGGRTALTLAAGAGHFQIVRHLVVAAGADVKYPAHKYVGRTALQAAAEGGHLEILQWLLQHQPVTEINAPPANNRGRTVLQAAAFGGYDEMVEFLLHVGAEVNAPPCRYHGVTALQGAAFNGHRTTVLRLLTAGADVNAPGGRYNGYTALAAAAEGGHADIVRLLLDAGADVSMASGNKNWTALRFAVWRGQKEIVQLLA